A window of the Fulvia fulva chromosome 3, complete sequence genome harbors these coding sequences:
- a CDS encoding Origin recognition complex subunit 4 has protein sequence MSASRAPKRRKLEDSTTNNEDAHQSSPATRHPPATVTANGAHLRHAKSSPAVKSARNGHISAPSNAPSANDTWKEAKALRQLERGKKLPATTRERQDVDVYDDIEGANVGREPFGRIGGRRAPSPTQPASNSAGPKLVSKTPGFFKQFHRPPAQPTTTTAISNNTNDAAAKTTDGVSTPRGSLVKSKEKEVIIEESEQESEDDFAEVQNISQRSTARPARHQEESPTRSAATASHPKKHTWVYGKKKTFEDEIRELEEQARKKADVDDSEDELASQSDARRSSKRRPVQRDIFKPDQVKKTQKPLDRRKDDLESINVRSVTEHDPEDRMEIDEFDDEQLHVVKPTASAKTAPSKVITTPKKATIQQPKQKTDTDPAHTFQPERLRQIQTVLLERATKNRALSLANLDDEYAKVFSVVNQTVTAGESNSMLLIGARGSGKTALIHSILREQTAKHPDDFHAVRLNGFSHTDDKIALREIWRQLGREMDLEDDEGDSKNYADTMSKLLALLSHPAETGNDQPEQVTRSVIFVLDEFELFATHPRQTLLYNLFDIAQSRKAPIAVLGLTTRIDVAESLEKRVKSRFSHRYVHLSLAKSLQSFQHVCESVLRIAPTDLSLPGSSADQPTNLTKWNELVESILASEPCTRYLRRLYATTKSIPDFLATLTLAAASMPVTTATTSSDVYDHFVSSFAQTALQPPDSKLSLLPSLSTLQLALLICAARLTNIYNTEVISFALAYEEYKVLASKAKLQASAAGAAQGAGSRVWGKEVAKGAWEELVESSLVMQEGRSGGKEVARVDVGLEEIGMSGVELGAWGRWCREI, from the coding sequence ATGTCGGCCTCACGAGCGCCCAAGCGCAGGAAATTGGAGGACAGCACGACCAACAATGAGGATGCACACCAGAGTTCGCCGGCGACAAGACATCCCCCTGCCACAGTCACTGCGAATGGGGCACACCTCAGACACGCCAAGTCGTCCCCAGCGGTCAAGTCAGCGCGCAATGGCCACATCTCAGCGCCCAGCAATGCGCCCTCGGCCAACGATACGTGGAAAGAGGCCAAGGCATTGCGGCAGCTGGAACGAGGGAAGAAGCTTCCTGCAACGACACGCGAAAGGCAAGACGTGGATGTTTATGATGACATTGAAGGCGCCAACGTCGGCCGGGAACCATTTGGCAGGATTGGGGGAAGACGCGCACCGTCACCAACACAACCTGCGAGCAATTCTGCTGGTCCGAAGCTCGTGAGCAAGACGCCGGGCTTCTTCAAGCAGTTCCACCGGCCGCCAGCCCAGCCAACAACAACGACCGCCATCAGCAACAACACGAATGACGCGGCAGCAAAGACTACCGATGGGGTTAGCACTCCTCGCGGGAGTTTGGTCAAATCCAAAGAGAAGGAGGTCATCATTGAGGAGAGTGAGCAGGAAAGCGAGGACGACTTCGCAGAGGTCCAAAACATATCCCAACGTTCCACTGCTCGGCCTGCCCGGCATCAAGAAGAGTCGCCAACACGATCAGCGGCTACAGCAAGTCATCCGAAGAAGCACACTTGGGTGTATGGCAAGAAGAAGACCTTTGAGGATGAAATACGGGAGCTGGAAGAACAAGCTCGAAAGAAGGCTGATGTCGATGACAGTGAAGATGAGCTGGCGTCGCAATCCGATGCTCGACGCTCGTCCAAGCGTCGACCCGTGCAGCGAGACATCTTCAAGCCAGATCAAGTGAAGAAGACGCAGAAGCCACTGGACAGACGAAAAGATGATCTTGAAAGTATCAACGTCAGATCAGTCACGGAACATGACCCAGAGGACCGCATGGAGATCGACGAGTTTGACGATGAGCAGTTGCATGTTGTCAAACCCACTGCAAGTGCAAAGACCGCACCTTCCAAGGTTATTACCACGCCCAAGAAAGCAACGATACAGCAGCCAAAGCAGAAGACAGACACGGACCCAGCGCATACTTTTCAACCCGAAAGACTGCGACAGATTCAGACAGTGCTGCTTGAGAGAGCGACCAAGAACCGTGCACTCTCTTTGGCAAACCTGGACGACGAATATGCTAAAGTTTTCTCGGTCGTCAATCAAACAGTAACAGCGGGCGAGAGCAACAGCATGCTACTTATCGGCGCAAGAGGAAGCGGCAAGACCGCCTTAATCCACAGCATCCTACGAGAACAGACTGCGAAACACCCAGACGACTTTCACGCGGTGCGCTTGAACGGCTTCTCACATACAGACGACAAGATTGCACTTCGCGAGATATGGCGACAGCTCGGCCGAGAGATGGACCTCGAAGACGATGAGGGTGATTCGAAGAACTATGCCGACACAATGTCGAAACTGCTCGCGCTGCTGTCACATCCGGCTGAGACGGGCAATGATCAGCCTGAGCAAGTCACCAGGAGTGTCATCTTCGTGCTTGATGAGTTCGAGCTGTTCGCCACGCACCCTCGCCAGACTCTACTCTACAATTTGTTCGACATTGCGCAGAGCCGGAAGGCGCCGATCGCGGTCCTGGGCTTGACGACGAGGATCGATGTGGCCGAGAGTTTGGAGAAGCGCGTGAAGAGTCGTTTCAGTCATCGATACGTGCATTTGAGTCTAGCGAAGAGCTTGCAAAGCTTCCAGCACGTCTGCGAGAGTGTCCTACGCATCGCGCCGACAGATCTCAGCTTGCCAGGATCGAGTGCGGATCAGCCCACGAACCTGACGAAATGGAATGAGTTGGTCGAATCCATCCTCGCATCAGAGCCTTGCACTCGATACCTCCGCCGCCTCTACGCCACAACCAAGTCAATTCCTGACTTCCTTGCAACGCTCACACTGGCCGCCGCGAGCATGCCCGTAACAACTGCAACCACTTCCTCAGACGTCTATGACCACTTCGTCTCATCATTCGCACAGACAGCCCTACAACCACCCGACTCAAAGCTATCACTCCTCCCCTCCTTGAGCACTCTACAACTCGCACTCCTCATTTGCGCCGCCCGACTTACCAACATCTACAACACCGAAGTCATCTCCTTCGCACTGGCATACGAGGAGTACAAAGTCTTGgccagcaaagctaagcTGCAGGCCTCCGCAGCAGGAGCCGCGCAAGGTGCAGGGAGCAGAGTCTGGGGCAAAGAAGTGGCGAAGGGTGCTTGGGAAGAACTCGTCGAGAGTAGTCTTGTTATGCAGGAAGGGAGATCTGGTGGCAAAGAGGTTGCGAGGGTCGATGTAGGTCTAGAAGAGATTGGGATGAGTGGCGTTGAGTTGGGAGCTTGGGGAAGGTGGTGTAGGGAGATATAG